One Balneola sp. DNA window includes the following coding sequences:
- a CDS encoding cysteine desulfurase (catalyzes the removal of elemental sulfur from cysteine to produce alanine; involved in NAD biosynthesis), with product MIYLDHAATTPISDKALEVYVNVSKHYFGNSSSMHDEGSLAKQILEASAKTLASTINARPKDVYFTSGASESSFLAIYSLLNSLEEKTGHIITTPIEHSSVRNLFLKLKDEGYEVSVVPVTEFGEIDFEALQELVRDDTVLASIQHVNSEIGTIQDLEKIGQYLQDRGVMLHSDCVQSFGRIPVDVQKLNVDAVSISSHKIYGPKGCGAVWMNPKIGWKPVFPDSDNQKKFKPGTNDVPSVAAFATASKLITQNRTDEQLRILEFREKLLDELRKLEFDIVVEQHPSNYVPNILGLRIPGMEGQFFMLECSQAGLAISTGSACQVGSEKPNKTMTAIGKSEQEAREFVRLSFGKENQVSEIPQIIEKMSSILRRHFDKVNHHKKKEGLTT from the coding sequence ATGATATATCTCGACCATGCTGCTACAACGCCCATCAGCGACAAAGCTTTGGAGGTGTATGTAAACGTTTCGAAGCACTACTTTGGAAATTCCAGCAGTATGCACGATGAGGGTTCTTTGGCCAAGCAGATTTTAGAGGCCTCTGCAAAGACTTTGGCAAGTACAATTAATGCTCGTCCAAAAGATGTGTACTTCACTTCAGGAGCATCGGAGTCCAGCTTTTTGGCTATTTATTCTTTGTTGAACTCGCTGGAAGAAAAAACGGGGCATATCATTACTACGCCAATTGAACACTCTTCGGTCCGCAATCTTTTCTTAAAGCTGAAGGATGAAGGGTATGAAGTATCGGTTGTTCCGGTAACTGAGTTTGGAGAAATCGATTTTGAGGCATTACAAGAACTGGTTCGGGACGATACGGTTCTGGCCTCTATTCAACATGTGAATTCAGAAATTGGAACCATTCAGGACTTAGAAAAGATCGGGCAGTATTTGCAGGATCGGGGAGTAATGCTTCACAGTGACTGCGTACAAAGCTTCGGGCGCATTCCTGTTGATGTTCAAAAATTAAATGTAGACGCGGTCTCCATTTCAAGCCACAAAATATATGGTCCCAAAGGATGTGGGGCTGTTTGGATGAACCCAAAGATAGGCTGGAAACCTGTTTTTCCGGATTCTGATAACCAAAAGAAATTTAAGCCCGGAACAAACGATGTGCCAAGTGTAGCTGCTTTTGCTACAGCCTCCAAACTGATCACGCAAAATAGAACAGATGAACAGCTTCGAATTCTGGAATTCAGAGAAAAGCTGCTGGATGAGTTGAGAAAATTGGAGTTTGATATAGTAGTTGAACAGCACCCTTCCAATTATGTCCCAAATATTTTAGGATTGCGAATACCGGGGATGGAAGGACAGTTTTTTATGCTGGAGTGTAGTCAGGCGGGGCTTGCTATCTCAACAGGGAGTGCGTGTCAGGTCGGCTCAGAAAAGCCAAACAAAACAATGACGGCTATTGGAAAAAGTGAACAAGAAGCTCGGGAGTTTGTACGTTTATCATTCGGAAAAGAGAATCAAGTGAGTGAGATTCCACAGATAATTGAAAAAATGAGTAGTATCTTAAGGCGACATTTTGATAAAGTAAATCATCATAAGAAGAAGGAAGGATTGACGACATGA
- a CDS encoding quinolinate synthase, with amino-acid sequence MEVLDVLEIESKVSLPKRYSELSVEEMEARILEIKAKFGDRLFIPGHHYQKDEVIKFSDARGDSLKLAQICAEMPDAEFIAFCGVHFMAETADMLTKPNQKVILPDLRAGCSMADMADIDQTEAGWKKMQDIWGDTILPLTYVNSTAAIKGFVGKHGGATVTSSNAKKMLEWAFTQKERILFLPDQHLGRNTAFDLGISLDEMAIYAPLEGKFEYEGDFDNVKVILWKGHCSVHEKFNIKHIENLRKQEPDMKILVHPECTYDVVQASDLDGSTSFIIDTIENAEPGSKWAIGTEMNLVNRLAEENPDKKIVSLNPFMCPCLTMNRIDLPHLLWSLEKLEKGEVVNQITVPKNVAENAVLALNRMLERS; translated from the coding sequence ATGGAAGTTTTAGATGTTTTAGAAATTGAGTCAAAAGTATCCCTTCCAAAGAGATACAGCGAGCTTTCTGTGGAAGAAATGGAAGCCCGTATTCTTGAGATCAAAGCTAAATTTGGTGATCGCCTTTTCATCCCCGGACACCATTATCAAAAGGATGAAGTCATTAAGTTTTCTGATGCTCGTGGCGACTCTCTGAAGCTTGCTCAAATATGTGCTGAAATGCCCGATGCTGAATTTATCGCTTTCTGCGGAGTTCACTTTATGGCAGAAACAGCAGATATGCTTACCAAGCCGAACCAAAAAGTTATACTCCCTGATTTACGCGCCGGTTGTTCCATGGCCGACATGGCTGATATTGATCAAACCGAAGCGGGTTGGAAAAAAATGCAGGACATTTGGGGTGATACGATTCTGCCGCTGACCTACGTCAATTCTACAGCCGCTATAAAAGGATTTGTTGGAAAGCACGGTGGAGCTACCGTCACCTCCTCTAACGCTAAGAAAATGCTGGAATGGGCCTTCACCCAAAAAGAGCGTATTCTATTTTTACCTGATCAACATTTAGGGCGAAATACTGCTTTTGATTTAGGAATTTCTCTGGATGAAATGGCAATTTATGCTCCCTTGGAAGGAAAATTTGAGTACGAAGGTGATTTCGATAATGTGAAAGTGATCCTCTGGAAAGGTCACTGCTCTGTTCACGAGAAGTTTAATATCAAGCATATCGAAAATCTCAGAAAGCAAGAGCCGGACATGAAAATCCTGGTTCATCCGGAATGTACTTATGATGTCGTCCAAGCTTCCGATCTCGACGGCTCAACCAGTTTCATTATTGATACTATCGAGAATGCTGAGCCCGGTTCTAAATGGGCCATCGGTACCGAAATGAACCTCGTAAATCGATTGGCTGAAGAAAACCCGGATAAGAAGATTGTTTCTTTGAACCCTTTCATGTGTCCTTGTTTAACCATGAATCGCATTGATCTTCCTCATTTATTATGGTCACTGGAGAAGCTCGAAAAAGGGGAAGTGGTTAATCAAATCACGGTTCCTAAGAACGTAGCTGAAAATGCGGTGCTTGCACTGAATAGGATGCTTGAGCGGTCTTAA
- a CDS encoding biopolymer transporter ExbB, which yields MHQLLIFLQDTMPADSLINMQEETVSFFDLMLEGGILMIPIFLLFAIACYVIAERWIALNKSHVEPEKFLATIESMLKSGKGGASNAMDYCDEFDKPIARIIKAGIKRLGRPIRDIEDAIDNAGKKEIFFLEKRMNWLATVAGVAPLLGFTGTVTGMIEAFMDIQSLQGNVNPSVLAGGIWEALITTAAGLIVGLIAYGFYNFLLGKINRSIFELENASADFLDLLQSPASKKEG from the coding sequence ATGCACCAATTGCTGATTTTTTTGCAGGACACCATGCCGGCAGACTCTCTCATTAATATGCAGGAAGAGACTGTCTCATTTTTTGACCTCATGTTAGAAGGCGGAATCTTAATGATTCCTATTTTTCTCCTCTTTGCAATAGCTTGTTATGTGATTGCAGAACGCTGGATTGCTTTAAATAAATCTCACGTAGAGCCTGAAAAATTCTTGGCCACCATCGAAAGTATGCTTAAATCCGGTAAGGGCGGGGCTTCCAATGCAATGGATTATTGCGATGAGTTTGACAAACCTATTGCCCGAATTATTAAAGCCGGTATTAAGCGCTTAGGCCGCCCAATTCGCGATATCGAAGATGCTATCGACAATGCTGGTAAAAAAGAGATCTTCTTTCTTGAAAAAAGAATGAACTGGCTTGCCACCGTTGCTGGTGTAGCCCCGCTTCTTGGATTTACAGGAACTGTTACCGGTATGATTGAAGCTTTTATGGATATTCAATCTCTACAAGGAAATGTAAACCCCAGCGTTCTTGCAGGTGGTATCTGGGAGGCACTAATTACTACAGCTGCCGGGTTAATTGTTGGATTGATTGCATATGGTTTCTACAATTTTCTGTTAGGTAAAATAAACCGTTCTATTTTCGAACTTGAGAATGCCTCAGCTGATTTCCTTGACTTGTTACAATCTCCCGCATCTAAAAAAGAAGGGTAA
- the dnaN gene encoding DNA polymerase III subunit beta, giving the protein MKFSVSSNELNKGLSAVIGAVPSKATLPILETILFESEDGKLKLTATDLEISIIEYIDADIEEDGAVAIPARRLLETLRQLPKIPVFFEVDERRNINFRTDKGNYKLVGDDADEFPEVPNLDDGTLINTTTELMNNAIHKTLFAVSSDDLRPAMMGVYFQIGTEESKFVATDGHRLVKYTNKDITAEKDVNFIVPDKALSLIQKTIDGDECDLTVTEDHARFKSGGTIVITRLINEQYPNYDSVIPRDNDKFLTISKEQMLSTVKRVAIFSSTTTRQIRLQLGSDKLTIRAEDLDMSSEAKETISCEYTNEEMEIGFNAKYLGDVLSNIDDDEVTFEFSSPNRAGIVKPSEKNDNEDILMLVMPVMLNSYA; this is encoded by the coding sequence ATGAAATTTTCTGTATCGAGCAACGAACTCAATAAGGGACTTTCGGCCGTTATTGGAGCCGTACCCTCTAAGGCCACGCTTCCTATTTTGGAAACAATTCTTTTTGAAAGTGAAGATGGCAAACTAAAACTCACGGCAACCGACCTTGAGATTTCAATCATAGAATATATTGATGCTGATATTGAGGAAGACGGAGCTGTAGCAATTCCCGCTCGCCGCCTGTTAGAAACGTTGCGTCAGCTTCCTAAGATCCCTGTATTTTTTGAAGTGGATGAACGCAGAAACATCAATTTCCGTACCGATAAAGGTAATTACAAGCTTGTTGGTGATGATGCTGATGAATTTCCAGAGGTTCCAAATCTGGATGACGGCACTTTAATCAACACGACTACAGAGTTGATGAATAACGCCATTCACAAAACACTGTTTGCTGTTTCAAGTGATGATTTACGTCCGGCTATGATGGGCGTTTACTTTCAGATTGGAACTGAAGAAAGCAAGTTTGTCGCTACCGACGGCCACCGTTTAGTGAAGTATACCAACAAAGATATTACTGCTGAAAAAGATGTCAACTTCATTGTCCCGGATAAAGCGTTAAGCCTCATCCAAAAAACAATTGATGGTGATGAATGTGACCTTACGGTAACAGAAGATCACGCTCGCTTCAAGAGTGGCGGAACCATCGTGATTACGCGGCTTATCAACGAGCAGTATCCAAATTACGACTCCGTAATTCCTCGCGATAACGACAAGTTCCTCACCATCAGCAAAGAGCAGATGCTTTCAACTGTTAAACGTGTAGCTATTTTCTCAAGCACAACTACGCGGCAGATTCGCCTTCAGCTCGGCTCCGATAAATTGACGATACGCGCCGAGGATCTCGACATGAGCAGTGAGGCAAAGGAGACCATCAGTTGTGAGTATACTAATGAGGAGATGGAAATTGGCTTCAATGCAAAATACCTGGGTGATGTTCTTAGCAACATTGATGATGATGAAGTAACGTTTGAGTTTTCATCTCCAAATCGCGCCGGTATTGTCAAGCCGTCTGAAAAGAATGACAACGAAGATATTCTAATGCTGGTAATGCCAGTGATGCTCAACAGCTATGCTTGA
- a CDS encoding nicotinate-nucleotide diphosphorylase (carboxylating), whose protein sequence is MNQLELKEILRHAFSEDIGMGDLTSDSIFPQNQFGKGVYTAKADGVLAGLEIIELGYELLGEAANVSFHKNDGMPVKKGEIIAEVEAPVRVLLSAERVILNLIQHLSGIATSTRQVIENLGDSTITITDTRKTLPGLRALQKYAVRCGGGRNHRFRLDDGVMIKDNHIKAAGNIKSAVELVRSRVGYMVKIEVETENKQQVLEAVKAGVDVIMMDNRSPEEVKELMALIPDEILVEVSGGITPENISAYKGCGADVISLGWLTHSVKALDISFNLE, encoded by the coding sequence ATGAACCAACTTGAGCTTAAAGAAATTCTGCGGCACGCTTTCAGTGAAGACATAGGAATGGGAGACCTCACTTCGGATTCCATTTTTCCTCAAAATCAATTTGGTAAAGGAGTTTATACCGCTAAAGCTGATGGGGTTTTAGCGGGACTTGAAATCATTGAGCTTGGGTATGAACTTTTGGGAGAAGCAGCTAACGTTTCTTTTCACAAGAACGATGGAATGCCGGTTAAAAAAGGTGAGATAATTGCCGAGGTTGAAGCACCCGTCAGAGTGTTGCTTTCAGCTGAAAGAGTCATTTTGAATCTAATTCAGCATTTAAGCGGCATTGCAACTTCAACCCGACAGGTTATTGAAAACTTGGGCGACTCTACTATTACAATCACCGATACACGGAAAACACTACCCGGCTTGCGAGCACTTCAGAAGTATGCTGTGCGATGTGGCGGTGGCCGAAATCACCGCTTCCGGCTTGATGATGGAGTCATGATTAAAGACAATCACATTAAAGCCGCAGGAAATATTAAGAGCGCTGTAGAGTTAGTCAGGTCCCGTGTTGGGTATATGGTAAAGATTGAAGTAGAAACGGAAAATAAGCAGCAGGTGTTAGAGGCTGTGAAAGCTGGTGTTGATGTCATTATGATGGATAACAGATCACCTGAAGAAGTAAAAGAGTTGATGGCTTTGATACCTGATGAGATCCTTGTTGAAGTTTCAGGAGGAATCACCCCGGAGAATATTTCAGCTTACAAAGGTTGTGGCGCTGATGTTATTTCTCTTGGCTGGTTGACCCATTCTGTTAAGGCCTTAGACATCAGCTTTAATCTGGAATAA
- a CDS encoding biopolymer transporter ExbD — MGRDFRSGDKKLVPLSLFSQSSLTDIVLLLLIFFLLTSSFVTNFGIRVEVPKAESSAATEPQFISVAVTKDGQFYVDGDLTARGSLATAIRNARNNKPQGTVVLRADKDAKVDDAVRVMNVSKALNLKIVMATEQGS, encoded by the coding sequence ATGGGACGAGATTTTAGAAGTGGTGACAAAAAACTTGTGCCTCTATCCCTTTTCTCTCAGTCTTCATTGACGGATATTGTGCTCTTACTGCTTATTTTCTTCTTACTTACTTCCTCTTTTGTAACCAATTTTGGGATTCGTGTTGAAGTACCAAAAGCGGAAAGTAGCGCGGCTACTGAACCTCAGTTTATTTCTGTTGCCGTAACTAAAGATGGCCAATTTTATGTAGATGGAGACTTAACCGCACGAGGATCTTTAGCCACAGCTATAAGAAATGCGCGAAATAATAAGCCACAGGGTACCGTTGTATTACGTGCTGACAAAGACGCTAAAGTAGATGATGCCGTTCGCGTAATGAATGTCAGTAAAGCGTTAAACCTCAAAATTGTAATGGCAACCGAGCAAGGCTCTTAG
- a CDS encoding arginine--tRNA ligase: MKEYLVEIISKSLDQFELEEKPEIRIEEPNQPDHGDAATNIAMMLAKPLRNNPRAIAQRLVDKLEYDEKKISAVEIAGPGFINFRFAEEYLFDELSEILKAGSDYGKSDSNKEKRVLVEFVSANPTGPLTVGHGRNAVLGDTVSRLLEWTGAEVEREYYFNDAGRQMRVLGESVRARYLELLGKDNEFPEGGYEGEYIKNIAQALMDEKGGELTSAEDEKPFKEKAEEEIFADISATLERMSIKMDSFFNERSLYENGKIDETIEKLRELDLAYDKEGAVWFKTTEFGKEKDTVLVKSTGEPTYRLPDIAYHANKLDRGFDLCVDVFGADHIATYPDVMNGIKSLGYDPDKVDVIVYQFVTLVKDGKPFKMSTRKANFVTLDDLMDEVGADVTRFFFLMRSPNTHLEFDIAQAKEAGEKNPVFYLQYAHARIASILRKVEDEYDFSGDVDLSLLDHPTEIALIKTMLKFPDTIATSARSREPHHVITFLNELASDFTSFYHDCRILGEDENLAQARMELAKAVAQVLRNGLGILGITAPDQM; the protein is encoded by the coding sequence ATGAAAGAATACTTAGTCGAGATCATCAGCAAATCGCTGGATCAATTTGAGCTGGAAGAAAAACCGGAAATCCGAATTGAGGAGCCCAACCAACCCGATCATGGAGACGCTGCCACCAACATCGCTATGATGCTGGCCAAACCACTTCGCAACAATCCAAGAGCAATTGCACAACGGCTTGTTGATAAGTTGGAATACGATGAGAAAAAAATATCAGCCGTAGAAATTGCCGGACCAGGATTTATAAATTTCCGTTTTGCTGAAGAGTACTTGTTTGATGAGCTTTCTGAAATTTTGAAAGCGGGAAGTGATTACGGAAAATCAGATTCGAATAAAGAAAAGCGTGTACTTGTTGAGTTTGTAAGTGCGAATCCAACGGGACCTTTGACGGTTGGTCACGGCCGAAATGCCGTTTTGGGAGATACGGTTTCCCGCCTGCTGGAATGGACCGGCGCCGAAGTAGAAAGAGAGTACTACTTCAATGATGCTGGCCGACAAATGCGTGTTTTGGGTGAAAGTGTACGTGCCCGGTATTTAGAGCTGCTGGGTAAAGACAATGAATTTCCTGAAGGCGGATATGAAGGGGAATACATCAAAAATATTGCACAGGCTTTAATGGATGAAAAAGGAGGAGAACTAACTTCAGCTGAAGATGAAAAGCCCTTCAAAGAAAAAGCGGAAGAAGAAATTTTTGCAGACATCAGTGCTACGCTTGAGCGGATGAGCATCAAGATGGATTCTTTTTTCAATGAAAGAAGTCTGTATGAAAACGGAAAGATTGATGAAACAATAGAAAAGCTCCGCGAGCTGGATCTCGCCTACGATAAAGAGGGAGCCGTTTGGTTTAAAACAACCGAGTTTGGCAAAGAAAAAGACACGGTATTAGTAAAAAGCACCGGTGAGCCAACATACCGACTTCCGGATATCGCGTACCACGCCAACAAGCTGGATCGTGGTTTTGATCTGTGTGTGGATGTTTTTGGAGCCGATCATATTGCAACCTATCCGGATGTGATGAATGGGATCAAGTCGCTGGGCTATGACCCGGATAAAGTTGATGTGATTGTCTATCAATTTGTGACATTGGTGAAAGATGGAAAGCCCTTCAAGATGAGTACGCGTAAAGCTAATTTCGTAACGCTTGATGACCTGATGGATGAAGTAGGTGCCGATGTAACCCGCTTCTTCTTCCTGATGCGCTCTCCAAATACGCACCTTGAATTCGATATCGCCCAGGCTAAAGAAGCCGGCGAGAAAAATCCCGTGTTCTATCTTCAGTATGCACACGCTCGCATTGCCAGTATTCTTCGCAAAGTTGAAGATGAGTATGATTTTTCCGGTGATGTTGATTTAAGCCTGCTTGATCATCCAACCGAAATTGCCTTGATTAAAACCATGCTGAAATTTCCTGACACTATTGCTACTTCAGCAAGGAGTCGAGAACCTCATCATGTCATTACATTCCTAAATGAACTCGCCTCTGACTTCACCAGCTTCTACCACGACTGCCGTATTTTAGGGGAAGATGAAAATCTTGCTCAGGCACGGATGGAGCTTGCTAAAGCAGTAGCCCAAGTGCTCAGAAATGGACTGGGGATTTTAGGTATTACTGCTCCAGATCAAATGTAA
- a CDS encoding SAM-dependent methyltransferase: MNLELRSPIDERAGISIPKEVANLSMPFSGTVGSKEGDEYQVKNNIIDLLGKEPEFTSIAQSTNHWKLTAAIYEDIWRKRSLSLLSGEEFPIEKEHELLIDWTAPKEDGYYLDLGCSTALYGRALKAAQKKANIVALDFSYQMLEEARLKAEADETDMYFVRADGREMPFFSKTFDGIVMGGTLNELTEELKVLYEAKRIIKDDGVFFMMHLIKSDAWYGRLLQESAAIGGINFWTVDESNKMFNQAGFNVEEQLVKGIVCFTKLTPA; the protein is encoded by the coding sequence ATGAACCTAGAATTACGCTCACCGATTGATGAACGAGCCGGGATTTCCATTCCCAAAGAAGTTGCCAACTTGTCTATGCCTTTTAGCGGAACCGTTGGCTCCAAAGAGGGAGACGAGTATCAGGTTAAAAACAATATCATAGATCTTTTGGGGAAAGAGCCTGAGTTCACTTCCATCGCTCAAAGCACAAACCACTGGAAACTGACGGCTGCTATTTACGAAGACATTTGGCGCAAACGCTCCCTGTCGCTTTTATCCGGTGAAGAATTTCCTATAGAGAAAGAACACGAGCTTCTTATCGACTGGACAGCTCCAAAAGAAGATGGATATTATTTAGATCTGGGTTGCTCAACCGCTTTGTATGGACGAGCGCTGAAAGCCGCACAAAAGAAAGCCAACATTGTAGCTCTCGATTTTTCTTATCAGATGCTGGAAGAGGCCCGACTCAAAGCCGAAGCTGATGAAACCGATATGTATTTCGTCCGGGCTGATGGGAGAGAGATGCCCTTCTTCTCAAAAACCTTTGATGGCATTGTGATGGGAGGAACCCTCAACGAACTCACTGAAGAGCTGAAAGTCCTTTATGAAGCTAAGCGAATTATCAAAGATGACGGTGTTTTCTTTATGATGCACCTCATTAAATCCGATGCTTGGTACGGTCGGTTGCTTCAGGAGTCAGCCGCTATTGGTGGAATTAACTTCTGGACCGTAGATGAAAGCAACAAGATGTTTAATCAGGCGGGCTTTAATGTAGAAGAACAGCTGGTTAAGGGCATTGTTTGCTTTACTAAACTCACCCCTGCTTAA
- a CDS encoding mechanosensitive ion channel protein MscS: protein MKQIPRTTPTQVDSLVPDSGLIGTDSLNIPDPREYSISEVFIYIWDLLQVQLFTLQNTPVTFMKLLVFVLLLVGFSYLASIIKGVLNKKILPRFAMDSGLRYTLSRISQYVIVVIGVFISFQFLGIDMTGLAVVFGFLSVGIGFGLQNVTSNFISGLIVLFERPISVGDRVMVNNIEGDVIEINIRATKIRTLDNISIIVPNSEFVSTSVINYSHGDPTYRLGIEVGVSYSSDLDMVLKALKEVAEENKNVLKSPKYDIQFKAFGESSWDMKLLVWIADVKNYPRIRTEINKAIVRKFREYEIEIPFPQRDLHVRSGLNPKKETRHGSEDSKTSEKEDGED, encoded by the coding sequence ATGAAACAAATACCACGAACAACACCAACACAAGTAGATTCTCTGGTCCCCGATAGTGGATTGATAGGAACGGATAGTTTGAATATTCCTGACCCGAGGGAGTACTCTATATCTGAAGTATTTATTTATATCTGGGACTTGCTGCAGGTTCAGCTATTTACGCTTCAGAACACTCCTGTTACATTTATGAAGCTCTTGGTTTTTGTTCTGTTGCTGGTGGGATTTTCATACTTGGCATCTATTATAAAAGGGGTATTAAATAAGAAAATTCTCCCGCGTTTCGCCATGGATTCTGGCCTTCGATATACCTTATCCAGAATATCGCAGTATGTTATTGTGGTGATTGGAGTTTTTATCTCTTTTCAGTTTTTAGGAATAGATATGACGGGGCTAGCCGTTGTATTTGGGTTTTTGTCGGTTGGAATTGGTTTTGGTCTTCAGAACGTGACCTCAAACTTTATATCTGGTTTGATAGTGCTTTTCGAACGGCCCATATCAGTTGGCGATCGGGTTATGGTAAATAATATTGAAGGGGACGTGATTGAGATTAATATCCGGGCGACCAAAATCCGAACGCTGGATAACATTTCAATCATTGTGCCAAATTCAGAGTTTGTTTCCACCAGCGTGATAAACTATTCGCATGGAGATCCAACCTATCGCCTCGGTATAGAAGTGGGCGTTTCGTATAGCTCGGATTTAGATATGGTGTTAAAAGCCCTGAAAGAAGTCGCCGAAGAGAATAAGAACGTCTTGAAATCTCCCAAATATGACATTCAGTTTAAGGCGTTTGGGGAGTCTTCCTGGGACATGAAGCTTTTAGTCTGGATTGCGGATGTTAAGAATTACCCCAGGATACGAACAGAGATCAATAAGGCAATTGTCAGGAAATTCCGTGAATATGAAATTGAAATTCCTTTCCCGCAAAGAGATTTGCATGTACGTTCGGGACTAAACCCCAAAAAAGAAACGAGACACGGCTCCGAAGACTCGAAGACATCAGAAAAGGAAGACGGTGAGGATTAA